The Niastella koreensis GR20-10 genome includes a window with the following:
- a CDS encoding LytR/AlgR family response regulator transcription factor produces the protein MINALIVDDEPKNIRILNGLLNESCPDVRIIGEAVSAETAMPLIAETRPDLVFLDIEMPHGNAFDLLDKIMPIDFEIIFITAFDAYTLKAFKYSALDYLLKPVSIDELKMAVQKAKDRIRVKNINVQLQNLMFNINRPNSSLQKIALPNNDGLVFIQLSEIIRFEAKGGYTYVHATDNQKYVSSRIIKEYEEILPPDLFFRIHNSHIINLNFVKKYHRGRGGVIEMSDSVLIEVATRRKDEFLARFGIK, from the coding sequence ATGATTAACGCACTAATCGTAGACGACGAACCAAAAAACATCCGGATCCTGAATGGACTGCTCAACGAAAGCTGTCCCGACGTACGTATCATCGGGGAAGCCGTAAGTGCCGAAACAGCCATGCCGCTGATTGCTGAAACCCGTCCTGACCTGGTATTCCTGGATATTGAAATGCCGCATGGGAATGCTTTTGACCTGCTTGACAAAATAATGCCCATTGACTTTGAAATTATTTTTATTACCGCATTTGATGCATATACTTTAAAGGCCTTTAAATACAGTGCGCTCGATTACCTGTTAAAGCCTGTAAGCATCGACGAATTAAAAATGGCGGTGCAAAAGGCAAAAGACAGGATCAGGGTAAAGAACATCAACGTGCAGCTGCAAAACCTGATGTTCAACATCAACAGACCTAATTCGTCGCTGCAAAAGATTGCCCTGCCCAATAACGATGGGCTGGTATTTATTCAGTTGTCGGAGATCATTCGCTTTGAGGCCAAAGGTGGTTATACTTATGTGCATGCCACCGATAACCAGAAATACGTTTCATCGCGCATTATTAAGGAGTACGAAGAAATACTGCCGCCCGATCTGTTCTTCCGCATCCATAACTCGCACATCATAAACCTGAACTTTGTGAAGAAATACCACCGGGGAAGGGGTGGGGTGATAGAAATGAGTGACAGTGTATTGATTGAAGTGGCTACCCGCCGCAAAGATGAATTTCTGGCGCGGTTCGGGATCAAATAA
- a CDS encoding sensor histidine kinase gives MNCNLFLAFILLFCPLFIYSQEYSYTHYDSKDGLAGSTVYNITQDKEGFLWFATETGLSRFDGTHFKNFGQEDGLPDNEIIQLFADSKGRVWLSPFRKTVCYYYKGTIYNSENDSTLRRLHLPENVIRFAEDRDGNILLQEKSGFHLIHTNGQITAFTTINGKPFGYISSIARWKDGGFLVLLDNGFYILKNNRFTLWRSAQYEVWHFNYSAFSQESMVWRKNSLHFSVITPQGNQTLQYPNRLIDVFINMAMPDVDHVAACTLAGAFVYDLSKPDSITQYLPGITVSNMFKDSEGNWWFSTIGKGVYRLNSAVVLNLRSVVKDQHDYQILAMGRYKGWILAAGKMNQLLKLSAKTGKLEGYTSTILNFTAPVFMDGNSGNDMFLGGKNFLATLSPDLKHYTKIIRFVSVKAMCGYKGSILVGTDVNVVKVDPVSFKVTDTIWDERATSIFSNNDTIYLGTLKGLYRIHPDKRSEYMGEYSRLFQSRVSGITEDSNHVIWVATLGEGLIGWKNNQIVKHITWRDGLSSNICRAVFMENGHLWVGTDKGLSKVQVLQPGYPIEKYTTNDGLSSDIINCVYVTGAKVFLGTPEGLTIFDEDRMTSQSHCDLRIVDVTVGGKGYYPGDAPSLIPHEKNNIQLNYVGISYKSNGDIRYRYRLLGLDSAWHETRETFLNYPALPSGDYGLQIQAINKFGVCSKILMTRFTIDKLLYERTWFQILCGLLFLTFTGFVVWLIVQRVRKREREKTATTKRINELEQLSRKAQMNPHFIFNSLNSIQQYVMDADVAGANKFISGFSRLIRQTLDFSSRPEIRLEEELDYLTNYLDIEKTRLEDAFSWVVDIDKSVDDLTDYYIPPMILQPFVENSVRHGLRFRKDKNGVVTISVKREGDYLVCILEDNGIGRKAAMQYKSVSPINYQSKGLSLTADRIEMFNREHAQKIRMWIDDLEDNFHNSLGTRVTIYFPVL, from the coding sequence ATGAACTGTAATTTATTCCTGGCTTTTATCCTTCTTTTTTGTCCGCTGTTTATTTACAGCCAGGAGTACAGCTATACCCATTATGATAGCAAGGACGGCCTCGCCGGTTCAACCGTTTACAATATTACCCAGGATAAGGAAGGTTTTTTATGGTTTGCTACCGAAACGGGTTTAAGCCGGTTCGATGGCACGCATTTTAAGAACTTTGGCCAGGAAGACGGGCTGCCCGATAACGAGATCATTCAGTTGTTTGCCGATTCAAAAGGCCGGGTTTGGCTGTCACCGTTCCGGAAAACCGTTTGCTATTATTATAAAGGCACCATTTACAACAGCGAGAACGATTCTACGTTAAGAAGGCTGCATTTGCCGGAGAATGTAATACGATTTGCCGAAGACCGCGATGGAAATATTTTACTGCAGGAAAAATCAGGCTTCCATCTTATCCATACCAACGGGCAGATCACGGCTTTTACAACTATCAACGGCAAACCCTTTGGTTATATTTCATCGATCGCCAGGTGGAAAGACGGCGGCTTCCTGGTGTTGCTGGATAATGGATTTTATATTTTGAAAAATAACCGGTTTACTTTATGGCGTTCTGCTCAATACGAGGTGTGGCATTTCAATTATTCGGCGTTTAGCCAGGAAAGCATGGTATGGCGGAAAAATTCGCTCCATTTTTCCGTTATTACACCACAGGGCAATCAAACCCTTCAATATCCGAATCGGCTTATAGATGTTTTCATCAATATGGCAATGCCCGATGTTGATCATGTGGCTGCCTGCACGCTTGCAGGTGCTTTTGTATATGACCTGAGCAAACCCGACAGTATTACGCAATACCTTCCTGGCATAACGGTGTCCAATATGTTTAAAGATTCTGAAGGCAACTGGTGGTTCAGTACAATCGGGAAAGGGGTGTACCGGCTGAACTCTGCCGTAGTACTGAATTTGCGGTCAGTTGTAAAAGATCAGCACGATTACCAGATCCTGGCCATGGGACGATATAAAGGCTGGATATTGGCAGCCGGCAAAATGAACCAGCTCCTTAAACTCTCTGCAAAAACAGGAAAGCTGGAGGGATACACTTCTACTATCCTGAACTTTACGGCCCCCGTATTTATGGACGGCAATTCGGGAAATGACATGTTTTTGGGTGGTAAGAATTTCCTGGCGACGCTATCGCCCGATTTGAAGCATTATACCAAGATTATCCGGTTCGTTTCTGTTAAGGCAATGTGCGGGTATAAAGGTTCCATCCTGGTTGGTACTGATGTAAATGTGGTGAAAGTAGACCCGGTTAGTTTTAAAGTGACCGATACAATCTGGGATGAGCGGGCCACCAGTATATTTTCAAATAATGATACGATTTATCTCGGAACGCTCAAGGGGCTGTATCGCATCCATCCTGATAAAAGGAGTGAATACATGGGCGAATACAGCAGGCTTTTTCAAAGCAGGGTATCGGGCATCACCGAAGATTCCAATCATGTGATCTGGGTGGCTACGTTGGGCGAAGGGTTGATTGGGTGGAAGAATAACCAGATCGTTAAACATATTACCTGGCGGGATGGACTTAGCAGCAACATTTGCCGCGCGGTTTTTATGGAAAACGGTCATTTATGGGTAGGCACCGATAAAGGATTAAGCAAAGTGCAGGTACTGCAACCGGGTTATCCCATAGAGAAATATACCACCAACGACGGGCTGTCTTCAGATATCATCAACTGCGTGTATGTAACGGGCGCGAAGGTATTTTTAGGAACACCCGAAGGTCTTACCATTTTTGATGAGGATAGAATGACCAGCCAGTCACATTGCGACCTCCGGATCGTAGATGTTACTGTGGGCGGAAAAGGGTATTATCCGGGCGATGCGCCCTCCCTTATTCCCCATGAAAAAAATAATATCCAGTTGAATTATGTGGGGATCTCCTATAAATCGAACGGTGATATCCGTTACCGGTACCGGCTGCTGGGGTTGGACAGTGCGTGGCACGAAACCAGGGAAACGTTTTTGAATTACCCCGCATTACCTTCGGGCGATTATGGTTTGCAGATCCAGGCCATCAATAAATTCGGGGTATGCAGCAAGATCCTGATGACCAGGTTTACCATAGATAAACTGTTGTACGAAAGAACCTGGTTCCAGATATTATGCGGGCTGTTGTTCCTGACCTTTACGGGTTTTGTGGTTTGGCTCATCGTTCAACGCGTTAGAAAAAGGGAGCGGGAAAAAACGGCTACCACTAAACGGATCAATGAGCTGGAGCAATTGAGCCGCAAAGCGCAGATGAACCCGCATTTTATTTTTAACAGCCTCAACTCTATTCAGCAATATGTAATGGACGCCGATGTGGCGGGCGCTAATAAATTCATTTCAGGGTTCTCCCGGCTTATCAGGCAAACACTTGATTTTTCTTCCCGGCCCGAGATCAGGCTGGAAGAAGAGCTGGATTACCTGACGAATTACCTGGATATTGAAAAAACACGGCTGGAAGACGCTTTTTCCTGGGTAGTGGATATCGACAAATCGGTTGATGACCTTACCGATTATTACATCCCGCCCATGATTTTGCAACCGTTTGTGGAGAACAGCGTACGTCACGGCCTGCGTTTCAGGAAAGACAAAAACGGTGTTGTGACTATATCCGTAAAACGCGAAGGCGATTACCTGGTATGCATCCTGGAAGATAATGGCATTGGCCGAAAGGCGGCCATGCAGTATAAAAGCGTGTCGCCCATCAATTACCAGTCTAAGGGTTTATCCTTAACTGCCGACAGGATAGAAATGTTCAACCGCGAGCATGCGCAGAAAATCCGCATGTGGATAGATGACCTGGAAGATAATTTTCACAATTCCTTGGGTACAAGGGTGACAATCTATTTTCCGGTATTATAA
- a CDS encoding sensor histidine kinase, translating to MCIIVYTVTNFGRKVKYSLFPIVIILLYTYSVSAQEYGYTHYDSKDGLAGVTVYSMAQDKDGFLWLGTENGLSRFDGTHFKNFTREDGLPDNEIIQVFADSKGRVWIAPFKKYVCYYYKGKIYTPASDPVLKRLRIDDNVLGFAEDKAGNILMQERKKMHLVEVNGQVTVIDSIQAKPAVGINAICGRADNGFRVVDDTRVYDLINKDFRLIKTISAYSSHPLSFSINAGSMIWRRDSARAAWISFNKEQTITFPFQSIHNSVNLIDEEHVGVSTRNGAYMYNINRPDSAYHFLPGLSVSKMFRDSEGNLWLSTLGHGLFKLSSSSVLNIRIRRNNIFSQVFALAPYRNTILAGTELNELYLLNRTTGTLKNEKIPLCGRGGAVVSAISVYNDEYIVVGSESYMYLLKAHFKRVDCFHHVAVKNLFFTSDQVFVATNQNVFVIDPQTFKIKDTVWHARSTAVFASHDTVYIGTLNGLYCYMPDKSIRFLGEKLPALKARITAICQDAAGVLWAGTYGDGLIGYKNGRITALLNRHNGLTSNVCRALYSNGDFLWVGTDKGLNKVNLARTGHPVIKYTTGDGLASDIINTIYVENNKVFAGTPEGITCFDEGKIFSHSRCDLLFTDIAIGGKTYDAGEGPVHIPHAQNNLQFNYVGISFKSNGDIRYRYRLLGLDSNWNETRETSLTYPTLPSGNYILQLQAINKFDVSSRLLTRAFTIEKLLIEKTWFQVLLGSLFLAITGLTVWLIIRRFRKREQEKSAFIKRINDLEQLSRKAQMNPHFIFNSLNSIQQYVMDADVTGANKFISGFSRLIRQTLDFSSKPEITLEEELDYLTNYLDIEKTRLEGAFDWVVQVDKAVDPAEYYIPPMILQPFVENSVRHGLRFRKDKNGVVTISVKRVGDHLECILEDNGVGRKAAMQYKSISPINYQSKGLSLTADRITMFNQEHAQKITMQIDDLEDDRQNALGTRVTISFPVL from the coding sequence TTGTGCATTATTGTTTACACCGTAACCAACTTCGGCCGTAAGGTGAAATATAGTTTATTCCCGATAGTAATTATTCTTCTGTATACCTATTCTGTTTCTGCGCAGGAGTACGGCTATACCCATTACGACAGTAAAGACGGGCTGGCCGGGGTTACAGTATATTCCATGGCGCAGGATAAGGACGGTTTTTTATGGTTAGGTACCGAAAACGGATTAAGCCGGTTCGATGGCACCCATTTTAAAAATTTCACCCGGGAAGACGGGTTGCCTGATAATGAGATCATTCAGGTGTTTGCCGATTCAAAGGGCCGGGTATGGATAGCCCCATTCAAAAAATATGTTTGTTATTATTATAAAGGAAAGATCTATACGCCGGCCAGCGATCCTGTTTTAAAGCGCCTGCGCATTGACGATAATGTATTAGGTTTTGCAGAAGATAAGGCGGGTAATATTCTTATGCAGGAAAGGAAAAAAATGCACCTGGTTGAGGTAAATGGCCAGGTTACTGTCATTGATTCAATTCAGGCGAAGCCTGCGGTTGGTATTAATGCTATCTGTGGCCGCGCCGATAATGGATTTAGAGTAGTGGACGATACAAGGGTGTATGATCTCATCAATAAAGATTTCCGGTTAATAAAAACGATTTCCGCCTATTCCAGCCACCCCCTGTCTTTTTCAATAAATGCGGGATCTATGATCTGGCGCAGGGACAGCGCCCGCGCCGCGTGGATCTCATTCAATAAGGAACAAACGATAACTTTCCCATTTCAGAGTATTCATAATAGTGTTAATTTGATAGATGAGGAGCATGTGGGGGTATCAACAAGGAACGGCGCATACATGTACAATATAAACCGGCCCGATAGCGCCTATCATTTTTTGCCAGGGTTATCAGTAAGTAAAATGTTCAGGGATTCAGAAGGAAATCTCTGGCTTTCTACACTGGGGCATGGGTTATTCAAATTAAGCTCGTCCTCTGTTTTAAATATCAGGATCAGGCGGAATAATATATTTTCCCAGGTTTTTGCATTGGCGCCTTACAGGAATACTATTCTTGCAGGCACCGAGTTGAATGAATTGTATCTGTTGAACAGAACAACGGGAACACTTAAAAATGAAAAGATACCCCTGTGTGGCAGGGGGGGCGCCGTGGTGAGTGCTATAAGTGTTTATAACGACGAATATATCGTGGTGGGATCCGAGTCCTATATGTATCTGTTAAAGGCGCATTTTAAACGTGTGGATTGCTTTCATCATGTTGCTGTAAAGAACCTTTTTTTTACAAGTGATCAGGTATTTGTTGCTACCAATCAAAACGTGTTTGTGATCGATCCCCAAACATTTAAAATAAAAGACACCGTGTGGCATGCCCGGTCAACTGCTGTATTTGCCAGTCACGATACCGTTTATATTGGCACATTAAACGGGTTGTATTGTTACATGCCCGATAAGTCAATCAGGTTCCTGGGCGAAAAACTGCCTGCTTTAAAAGCCCGTATAACCGCCATTTGCCAGGATGCTGCCGGGGTTTTGTGGGCAGGAACTTATGGTGATGGTCTTATAGGTTATAAGAACGGCCGTATAACGGCCCTCTTAAACCGGCATAACGGGTTAACAAGCAATGTTTGCCGTGCTTTGTACAGCAATGGTGATTTTCTGTGGGTGGGTACCGATAAAGGATTGAACAAGGTGAACCTGGCGCGAACCGGTCACCCGGTCATAAAATACACCACCGGTGATGGACTGGCTTCCGATATTATCAATACCATATACGTGGAGAATAATAAAGTGTTTGCAGGAACACCGGAAGGCATTACCTGTTTTGATGAAGGGAAGATATTTAGCCATTCCCGGTGCGACCTGTTGTTCACTGATATTGCAATAGGCGGTAAAACCTATGATGCGGGTGAGGGGCCGGTTCATATACCTCATGCACAAAATAATCTCCAGTTTAATTATGTGGGCATTTCGTTCAAATCGAATGGCGATATCCGTTACCGGTACCGGTTGCTGGGGCTGGATAGTAACTGGAATGAGACCCGGGAAACCAGTTTAACCTATCCCACCTTACCTTCAGGTAATTATATCCTGCAATTGCAGGCCATCAATAAATTTGACGTAAGCAGCCGGCTGCTTACCCGTGCGTTTACCATTGAAAAGCTATTGATCGAGAAAACCTGGTTCCAGGTTTTGCTCGGGTCCCTGTTCCTGGCCATCACCGGATTGACGGTGTGGCTGATCATCAGGCGTTTCAGAAAACGCGAGCAGGAAAAATCCGCCTTTATAAAACGCATCAACGACCTGGAACAATTGTCGCGAAAGGCGCAAATGAACCCGCACTTTATTTTCAACAGCTTAAACTCCATTCAACAATATGTAATGGATGCCGATGTAACGGGGGCTAATAAATTTATTTCCGGCTTTTCGCGGTTGATCAGGCAAACGCTCGACTTCTCTTCAAAACCGGAAATAACGCTGGAAGAAGAGCTGGATTACCTGACGAATTACCTGGATATTGAAAAAACACGGCTGGAAGGTGCTTTTGACTGGGTGGTGCAGGTTGATAAGGCGGTAGATCCGGCAGAATATTATATTCCACCCATGATATTGCAGCCGTTTGTAGAAAACAGTGTGCGGCATGGCCTCCGTTTTCGGAAAGATAAGAACGGGGTGGTAACCATTTCGGTAAAACGGGTGGGCGATCACCTGGAGTGCATACTGGAAGATAATGGGGTGGGCAGAAAGGCCGCCATGCAGTATAAAAGCATTTCGCCCATCAATTATCAGTCGAAAGGATTGTCGCTGACGGCCGACCGGATTACCATGTTCAACCAGGAACATGCGCAAAAGATCACTATGCAAATTGATGACCTGGAAGATGACAGGCAAAATGCGTTAGGAACAAGGGTTACCATAAGTTTTCCTGTTTTATAA
- a CDS encoding glycosyltransferase family 2 protein gives MSDPVLISICIPAYKHIDFLERLLNSLTVQTFRNFEVVVTDDSPDDSVKNVCVQFQQLLHLRYSRNAVTLGTPENWNEGMRLAQGKWIKMIHDDDWLATENSLQRFADAIEAHPNAAFFFCAYRNNWIGSGRTKDVAINSFYYKELLKQPAVLFSGNMVGPPSVVLHRNDKTFFYDNRVKWVVDIDFYIRYLKTTTAVFIPEVLVNVGMGEHQVTQDCFRKRPVEIPENFYLLGKTGITVLKNMLVYDAWWRLMRNLEIRFEQEIRESGYSGPIHQVIGSMIRWQNRLPRFVLNNGLFSKISMFVHYCLHRNQLRP, from the coding sequence ATGTCTGATCCAGTATTAATTTCAATTTGTATACCCGCATATAAGCACATCGACTTTTTAGAACGCCTGCTCAATTCCCTGACCGTTCAAACCTTCAGGAATTTTGAAGTGGTGGTCACCGACGACAGTCCCGATGATTCGGTTAAAAATGTATGTGTTCAATTCCAGCAATTACTTCACTTACGTTATTCCCGTAATGCGGTGACATTGGGAACGCCGGAAAACTGGAATGAAGGCATGCGCCTGGCACAGGGTAAATGGATAAAAATGATCCACGACGATGACTGGCTGGCCACCGAAAACAGTTTGCAACGGTTTGCCGATGCCATTGAGGCCCATCCCAATGCCGCTTTCTTTTTTTGCGCCTACCGGAATAACTGGATCGGCAGCGGCCGTACGAAAGACGTAGCTATCAATTCCTTCTACTATAAAGAATTATTGAAACAACCCGCCGTGCTGTTTTCGGGCAATATGGTGGGGCCTCCCAGCGTGGTGCTGCACCGCAATGATAAAACGTTCTTTTATGATAACAGGGTAAAGTGGGTGGTTGATATCGATTTTTATATTCGCTATTTAAAAACCACCACAGCAGTATTCATCCCGGAAGTGCTGGTGAATGTGGGCATGGGTGAGCACCAGGTAACCCAGGATTGTTTTAGAAAGCGGCCGGTTGAAATACCTGAAAACTTTTACCTGCTGGGCAAGACAGGCATTACTGTCCTGAAAAACATGCTGGTGTATGATGCCTGGTGGCGGTTGATGCGTAACCTGGAGATCAGATTCGAGCAGGAGATCCGCGAATCGGGTTATTCAGGTCCCATACATCAGGTGATCGGTTCTATGATCCGCTGGCAAAACAGGCTGCCGCGGTTTGTATTGAACAATGGTTTGTTTTCCAAGATCAGTATGTTTGTGCATTATTGTTTACACCGTAACCAACTTCGGCCGTAA
- a CDS encoding class I SAM-dependent methyltransferase encodes MREEGLSRLSDVNLNRNRADYIVMHYLIRDLQVAIGKYARGRVLDIGCGNKPYEVFFKDRITGYVGCDVAQSDKHKVDVICEATALAFPDAQFDTVFSTQVIEHVGDPFKMLQEANRVMQPDGLIIVSAPFCWELHEEPYDFYRYSKYGLKAMFEQNGFEVIEIKANGGKWAAIFQMNINMVYSTFKKRKWWIRIAKGIFVNLRFTALLNRVGLWLDKKYHDELLTLNYVIIARKVKNV; translated from the coding sequence ATGAGGGAGGAAGGACTGTCCAGGCTCAGTGATGTGAACCTGAACCGGAACAGGGCGGATTATATCGTAATGCATTACCTGATCCGGGACCTGCAGGTGGCCATTGGTAAATATGCCCGTGGCCGGGTGCTGGACATTGGTTGCGGTAACAAGCCCTATGAGGTTTTCTTTAAAGACCGTATCACGGGCTACGTGGGCTGCGATGTGGCGCAAAGCGATAAGCACAAAGTAGATGTTATTTGTGAGGCTACGGCCCTGGCGTTTCCCGATGCGCAATTCGACACGGTATTCTCTACACAGGTAATAGAACATGTTGGCGACCCTTTTAAAATGCTGCAGGAAGCCAACCGGGTTATGCAACCCGATGGGCTGATCATCGTATCTGCCCCTTTTTGCTGGGAACTACATGAAGAACCCTACGATTTCTACCGGTATTCAAAATACGGGCTGAAGGCAATGTTTGAGCAAAATGGGTTCGAGGTAATTGAAATAAAGGCGAATGGCGGCAAATGGGCAGCTATTTTCCAGATGAATATCAATATGGTCTATTCTACATTCAAAAAAAGGAAATGGTGGATCCGTATTGCAAAAGGCATCTTTGTTAATCTTCGGTTTACTGCGTTGTTAAACCGCGTGGGGCTTTGGCTTGACAAAAAGTACCATGATGAACTATTAACATTAAACTATGTTATCATAGCCAGGAAGGTAAAAAATGTCTGA
- a CDS encoding methyltransferase domain-containing protein, protein MIESKYYNTDFYLDQQDGSFLSAQRILPVIANVFHPASVVDIGCGVGYWLKVWKEEQHVKEVMGVEGPYVTPAMLKIDPAFVQFQDLKEPVQLNRKFDLAMSLEVAEHLPASHAEQFVKSLTSLSNVVLFSAAIVGQEGTYHINEQMPEYWSRLFEKFGFVPVDYVRPLIWNMEKVDWWYKQNMLLFIHKDSLSQYPQLKAAYENTKPDYLLRIHPTLFGVKEERLNRMKTWIGYVRYRLYPVKVRFRKMFNKKSI, encoded by the coding sequence ATGATAGAATCAAAATATTATAACACCGATTTTTATTTAGATCAGCAGGATGGTTCTTTTCTGAGCGCTCAGCGAATATTACCTGTTATTGCCAATGTATTCCATCCCGCCTCTGTAGTTGATATTGGGTGTGGCGTGGGGTACTGGTTAAAGGTTTGGAAGGAAGAGCAGCATGTTAAGGAGGTGATGGGTGTTGAAGGGCCGTATGTAACCCCGGCCATGTTAAAGATAGACCCGGCCTTTGTTCAGTTTCAGGACTTAAAAGAACCGGTACAACTTAACCGGAAATTTGACCTGGCCATGTCGCTGGAGGTAGCGGAACATTTACCCGCCAGTCATGCCGAACAATTTGTGAAGTCACTTACTTCGTTAAGCAATGTGGTGTTGTTCTCTGCCGCTATTGTTGGCCAGGAGGGTACCTATCACATCAATGAACAAATGCCGGAATACTGGAGCAGGTTGTTTGAAAAGTTTGGCTTTGTTCCGGTTGACTATGTGCGTCCATTGATCTGGAATATGGAAAAGGTGGACTGGTGGTATAAACAAAACATGTTGCTGTTCATTCATAAAGACAGCCTTTCCCAATACCCGCAATTGAAAGCGGCGTACGAAAATACCAAACCCGACTATCTGCTGCGGATCCATCCCACTTTGTTCGGAGTAAAGGAAGAACGGTTGAACAGGATGAAAACGTGGATCGGGTATGTTCGCTATCGTTTATATCCCGTAAAGGTCCGCTTCCGGAAAATGTTTAATAAAAAAAGCATATGA
- a CDS encoding glycosyltransferase family 2 protein, whose translation MRFNTMGAKVSIIIPCYNQGHFLDELLDSIRDCNSDLYELIIVNDGSTDQFTNDKLRELKAKGYQVIFQENKGLSGARNTGIQAATGEYILPLDSDNKVRPAYLTRAIEVMDAAPRVAVVYGNAEYFGEQTGTWKTGAYNMQKLMIANFIDACAVIRRSVFDKVGLYDTNMKLGWEDWDMWLRISFAGYEFRYVDEVLFDYRVLNTSMSKTLYNNYAKPNSIENYLHEKYATRMGHQYITAHWVKRFRKSPVLFIAKLILMTYFPRYYNNKLLKKNKVRNGL comes from the coding sequence TTGAGGTTTAATACTATGGGCGCTAAAGTATCGATCATTATTCCATGTTATAACCAGGGGCATTTTCTGGATGAGTTGCTTGATAGTATAAGAGATTGTAATTCAGATTTGTACGAATTGATTATTGTGAATGACGGTTCCACCGATCAATTTACCAATGATAAGCTCCGCGAACTGAAGGCAAAAGGGTACCAGGTTATTTTTCAGGAAAACAAAGGTTTGTCGGGCGCCCGTAACACGGGTATTCAGGCAGCAACCGGGGAATATATCTTACCCCTTGATTCCGATAACAAAGTGCGCCCTGCGTATCTTACCCGGGCCATCGAGGTCATGGATGCTGCCCCCCGGGTAGCCGTGGTATATGGCAATGCTGAATATTTTGGCGAGCAAACGGGCACCTGGAAAACAGGCGCTTACAATATGCAAAAGCTGATGATCGCCAATTTTATCGATGCCTGTGCCGTGATCAGGCGGTCGGTTTTTGATAAGGTCGGTTTGTATGATACCAATATGAAGCTGGGATGGGAAGACTGGGACATGTGGTTGCGCATTTCATTTGCCGGGTATGAATTCAGGTATGTTGACGAAGTGTTGTTCGATTACCGGGTGCTGAACACCTCCATGTCGAAGACCCTGTATAACAATTACGCAAAACCCAACAGCATCGAAAATTACCTGCATGAGAAATATGCAACCAGGATGGGCCATCAGTATATTACGGCGCATTGGGTAAAACGGTTCAGGAAATCGCCGGTACTGTTTATTGCCAAACTCATTTTAATGACCTATTTCCCGCGTTATTATAATAATAAATTATTAAAGAAAAATAAGGTTAGGAACGGATTGTAA